One stretch of Arachis duranensis cultivar V14167 chromosome 1, aradu.V14167.gnm2.J7QH, whole genome shotgun sequence DNA includes these proteins:
- the LOC107487175 gene encoding uncharacterized protein LOC107487175, protein MAAQSVRMATSTLCNLNGSQKRQAMLSPVWYMGARPKPSNATATSSSHSHFFQSSRTNVSSSKLYHLHHKTPRNLSVFAMSADAKKTSEEGDKRSLPSMSDILEASRAQKLDLQLKTLGPFFRITATSLQTRAELGKAEGLIRISFQGTKILHLDSMKLRRETLSMEKSIFGLGLFIGAVAIRHGYDSGCTAAQLLAINDSDLYHSKLVRFYGRLGFREVCQVSGSSIGDIPHMLVWGGVGTRMDASIEELMLKWCTRFKKNQSPQS, encoded by the exons ATGGCAGCCCAGTCAGTGAGGATGGCAACTTCGACTCTCTGCAATCTGAATGGGTCACAGAAGAGACAGGCCATGTTGAGTCCAGTTTGGTACATGGGTGCTCGACCAAAACCCTCTAATGCTACCGCTACTTCGTCTTCTCACTCTCATTTCTTTCAGAGTTCCAGAACAAACGTCAGTTCATCAAAGCTCTACCATTTGCATCACAAGACTCCAAGAAACTTATCAGTTTTCGCTATGTCCGCTGATG CAAAGAAGACTAGTGAGGAAGGCGATAAGCGCTCACTGCCAAGCATGTCTGATATTCTAGAAGCTTCTAGAGCACAGAAACTGGACCTTCAACTCAAAACCCTGGGACCCTTCTTCAGGATCACTGCCACTAGCCTCCAAACCCGCGCAGAGCTGGGAAAAGCTGAAGGCCTCATACGAATCTCGTTTCAAGGAACAAAGATTCTTCACTTGGATTCCATGAAGCTCCGCAGGGAAACCCTCAGCATGGAGAAGTCAATCTTTGGCCTCGGTTTGTTCATCGGTGCCGTCGCTATTCGCCACGGCTACGATTCTGGCTGCACCGCCGCTCAGTTACTCGCAATCAATGATTCCGACCTTTACCATTCTAAG TTGGTTAGGTTCTACGGCAGACTTGGATTTAGAGAGGTGTGCCAAGTGAGTGGCTCATCAATTGGGGATATTCCACACATGCTGGTTTGGGGAGGTGTTGGTACACGGATGGATGCCAGCATTGAGGAACTCATGCTCAAATGGTGTACCAGATTCAAGAAAAATCAAAGCCCTCAATCATGA